Proteins co-encoded in one Campylobacter concisus genomic window:
- the gltX gene encoding glutamate--tRNA ligase yields the protein MYRFAPSPTGDMHIGNLRAAIFNYICSLQDKSGFILRIEDTDKERNIEGKEKDILEILSKFGIKPEQIYIQSENLKFHRQLASKLLIDKKAFACFCTEEELEAKKQKAKEQGVAYRYDGTCERLSDAEVLNCEKPFVIRMKKPTRTMSFTDAIKGELSFEPDAVDSFVIMRADKTPTYNFACAVDDMLEGVTFVIRGEDHVSNTPKQDLIREGLGYTGKMNYAHLPILLNIEGKKMSKRENESSVKWLFEQGFLPEAIANYLILLGNKTPTEIFTIEEAVKWFDITKISRSPARFDVKKLEQINREHIKLASKERIKEIFGVDESKAELVKFYTQESSLVPEIKAKVEAIYSPKIAPDEYKNEFEIIKKAARNLKTCETFDEFKKELMSTTNLKGKNFFMPLRALLTNDLHGPELSELYPLIKDDLAKILI from the coding sequence ATGTATCGTTTTGCACCCTCTCCAACAGGAGATATGCACATAGGAAATTTACGTGCCGCTATTTTTAATTATATTTGTTCTTTACAAGATAAAAGCGGCTTTATTTTACGTATAGAAGATACCGACAAAGAGCGAAATATAGAGGGAAAAGAGAAAGATATCTTAGAAATTTTAAGCAAATTTGGCATAAAACCAGAGCAAATTTACATCCAAAGTGAAAATTTAAAATTCCACAGGCAGTTAGCTTCAAAGCTTCTTATCGATAAAAAGGCCTTTGCTTGTTTTTGCACCGAAGAAGAGCTTGAGGCAAAAAAACAAAAAGCAAAAGAACAAGGCGTGGCATATAGATATGACGGTACCTGCGAGAGACTAAGCGATGCTGAAGTTTTAAACTGCGAGAAGCCATTTGTCATCCGCATGAAAAAGCCAACACGCACTATGAGCTTTACAGATGCGATCAAAGGCGAGCTAAGCTTCGAGCCAGACGCTGTTGATAGCTTTGTCATCATGAGAGCAGACAAAACACCAACTTATAACTTCGCCTGCGCAGTCGATGATATGCTTGAGGGCGTGACCTTTGTCATACGTGGCGAGGATCACGTGAGCAATACACCAAAGCAAGACCTCATACGCGAGGGTCTTGGCTACACCGGCAAGATGAATTACGCGCATTTGCCTATACTTTTAAATATTGAAGGTAAAAAAATGAGCAAGCGCGAGAACGAATCAAGCGTAAAATGGCTCTTTGAGCAGGGATTTTTACCTGAGGCGATTGCAAACTATTTAATACTTCTTGGAAACAAAACTCCAACTGAAATTTTTACGATCGAAGAGGCGGTGAAATGGTTTGATATAACCAAAATTTCACGTTCACCTGCTAGATTTGACGTGAAAAAACTTGAGCAGATAAATAGAGAACACATCAAGCTTGCTTCAAAAGAGCGCATAAAAGAAATTTTTGGCGTAGATGAGAGCAAGGCTGAGTTAGTTAAATTTTACACTCAAGAAAGCTCACTAGTACCTGAGATAAAAGCAAAAGTAGAGGCTATATACTCACCAAAAATAGCTCCAGATGAGTACAAAAACGAATTTGAAATCATCAAAAAAGCAGCTCGTAATTTAAAAACATGCGAAACATTTGATGAGTTTAAAAAAGAGCTTATGAGCACTACAAATTTAAAAGGCAAAAACTTTTTCATGCCGCTACGTGCGCTTCTTACAAACGACCTTCACGGTCCTGAGCTTAGCGAGCTCTATCCGCTCATAAAAGATGATCTGGCTAAAATTTTAATCTAG
- the mobB gene encoding molybdopterin-guanine dinucleotide biosynthesis protein B: MKRLAIAFSGPSNSGKTTLILKVAKKFIDDGLKVAIVKHDPGDKAKFDVEGKDSFKFSQTGADVVVMSPTRTTYFSQNPQEISDVIKMLGEFDVLLVEGLKTLPLPRLSVFKDEIDEKYLSFSDAIATYKKQIPYEIKNINLDDIDAICAWIIKNAKAV, translated from the coding sequence ATGAAAAGACTTGCTATCGCTTTTTCTGGCCCTTCAAATAGCGGAAAAACGACTCTTATTTTAAAAGTTGCAAAGAAATTTATAGACGATGGTTTAAAGGTTGCGATAGTAAAACACGATCCAGGCGACAAGGCCAAATTTGATGTTGAAGGCAAGGATAGCTTTAAATTTTCACAAACTGGGGCAGATGTGGTGGTGATGAGTCCGACTAGAACAACTTATTTTTCACAAAATCCACAAGAAATTAGCGATGTCATTAAAATGCTAGGCGAGTTTGATGTGCTATTAGTTGAGGGTTTAAAGACGCTTCCACTGCCAAGATTAAGTGTTTTTAAAGATGAAATAGATGAAAAATATCTTAGCTTTTCAGATGCGATCGCAACATATAAAAAACAAATTCCTTACGAGATAAAAAATATAAATTTAGACGATATAGACGCCATTTGTGCGTGGATAATCAAAAATGCAAAGGCTGTATAA
- the ybeY gene encoding rRNA maturation RNase YbeY: MILCEESYPKILDEICEYLTLGEIELVFVDKEEMRELNKTERGIDKTTDVLSFPLELVIHAPLGSIVINKDMVKEKATELNHSEEAETALLFTHGLLHILGFDHEKDDGEMREKECEVIKKFELPKSLIVRSEDVRLIDLINNKNLKE, from the coding sequence ATGATACTTTGCGAAGAGAGCTATCCAAAAATTTTAGATGAAATTTGTGAATATTTGACACTAGGAGAAATCGAGCTAGTTTTTGTTGATAAAGAAGAGATGAGAGAACTAAATAAAACTGAGCGAGGCATTGATAAAACGACAGATGTTTTAAGCTTTCCGCTTGAGCTTGTTATTCACGCCCCACTTGGCTCAATCGTTATAAACAAAGATATGGTAAAAGAGAAAGCAACTGAGCTAAATCATAGTGAAGAGGCCGAAACCGCACTACTTTTTACGCATGGATTGCTTCATATATTAGGATTTGATCATGAAAAAGATGATGGCGAAATGAGAGAAAAAGAGTGTGAGGTTATCAAGAAATTTGAGCTGCCTAAAAGTCTAATTGTAAGAAGCGAGGATGTTAGGCTAATTGATCTTATAAATAATAAAAATTTAAAAGAGTAG
- a CDS encoding lytic transglycosylase domain-containing protein, which translates to MVLLRHFSILSLACVALLGKIYTYEELKNEPKSLAKDYYINRLINEGSYTKEQIADLSRDVFRKAGLVQKSIDKILPPKAAPSKCPGVNTKNITQANLTCQNLLTSISFSLKLDNHTREILATNLAKTNPEKSKILLALNETNPAKVFANLNDTKSFLELFNASSPQNKSTLFSESFDANFMTKLYSQKGFTNLLNDIVFNKKYEGFRRNLLSIDPAITEKNDAFTLGLNAILLGQDDIAFSLFARAKSTFERAWQRDNAIFWQYQISKNESFLKELSASKDANIYSLYARDLIGGEPLEVIVPKPSKQNIENFDVSDPFLWNKTAVLAKDMNATQASEFAKKFYTNESIGAYAYFMQKAHGWEKQYFLMPSSPELNGISNERKSMIYALARQESLFIPSVVSTSYALGMMQFMPFLANAIGKKELKIPNFDQDDLFKTDIAFKFANHHLNYLDKFLYHPLFTAYAYNGGIGFTKKLITRDDMFKEGKFEPFLSLEFVPVAETRNYGKKVLANYVIYMALTGSNIKISQLFENLTKPALTDKFRN; encoded by the coding sequence TTGGTTTTGCTGCGTCACTTTAGTATTCTCTCTCTTGCCTGTGTTGCTCTTTTGGGCAAAATTTACACCTATGAGGAGTTAAAAAACGAGCCAAAAAGCCTAGCAAAAGACTACTACATCAACCGTCTTATTAACGAGGGAAGCTACACAAAAGAGCAGATCGCAGATCTTTCGCGTGATGTATTTAGAAAAGCAGGCCTTGTTCAAAAATCAATCGATAAAATTTTACCTCCAAAAGCGGCTCCTAGCAAATGCCCTGGTGTAAATACAAAAAATATCACCCAGGCAAATCTAACCTGCCAAAATTTGCTAACATCCATTTCTTTTAGCTTAAAGCTTGATAATCACACTCGTGAAATTTTAGCAACTAATCTTGCAAAGACAAATCCAGAAAAATCAAAAATTTTACTCGCATTAAATGAAACAAATCCGGCTAAAGTTTTTGCAAATTTAAACGATACAAAGAGCTTTTTAGAGCTATTTAATGCCTCTAGCCCGCAAAATAAAAGTACACTTTTTAGCGAAAGTTTTGATGCAAATTTCATGACCAAGCTCTACTCACAAAAGGGCTTTACAAATTTATTAAACGATATTGTTTTTAATAAAAAATATGAAGGCTTTAGGAGAAATTTGCTAAGCATCGATCCAGCCATCACTGAGAAAAATGATGCTTTTACGCTTGGATTAAATGCCATTTTACTAGGACAAGACGATATCGCTTTTAGCCTTTTTGCAAGAGCCAAGAGCACATTTGAAAGGGCGTGGCAAAGAGATAATGCGATCTTTTGGCAGTACCAGATAAGCAAAAACGAAAGCTTTTTAAAAGAGCTAAGTGCCAGCAAGGATGCAAATATCTACTCGCTTTACGCAAGAGATTTGATTGGTGGCGAACCACTTGAAGTCATCGTACCAAAACCTAGCAAACAAAACATTGAAAATTTTGACGTGAGCGATCCGTTTTTATGGAACAAAACTGCAGTCCTTGCAAAGGATATGAATGCCACGCAAGCAAGCGAATTTGCGAAGAAATTTTATACAAACGAAAGTATCGGTGCCTATGCATACTTCATGCAAAAGGCGCATGGCTGGGAGAAGCAATACTTCTTGATGCCAAGCTCTCCTGAGCTCAATGGTATCAGCAACGAGAGAAAATCGATGATCTACGCCCTAGCTAGACAAGAGAGTCTCTTTATCCCAAGCGTGGTTTCTACTTCATACGCCCTTGGCATGATGCAGTTTATGCCATTTCTAGCAAATGCGATCGGTAAAAAAGAGCTAAAGATCCCAAATTTTGACCAGGACGATCTTTTTAAAACAGATATTGCATTTAAATTTGCAAATCACCACCTAAACTATCTTGATAAATTTCTCTACCATCCGCTATTTACAGCCTATGCATATAATGGTGGTATCGGCTTTACCAAAAAGCTTATCACAAGAGATGATATGTTTAAAGAGGGAAAATTTGAGCCATTTTTATCACTAGAATTTGTCCCTGTGGCAGAAACTAGAAACTACGGAAAGAAGGTGCTTGCCAACTACGTGATCTATATGGCACTTACTGGTTCCAATATAAAGATTTCGCAACTTTTCGAAAATTTAACAAAACCGGCTTTGACTGATAAATTTCGAAACTAA
- a CDS encoding YggT family protein encodes MILSTLFSAIANILHLIITVYTWVVIAAALISWVRPDPSSPVVQLLYRLTEPVYSFIRRYIKTNFSGIDFTPLIVLLALQFLDQFLIRLLFGFAASL; translated from the coding sequence ATGATACTTTCCACCCTATTTTCAGCGATTGCAAACATTTTGCACCTTATTATCACGGTCTATACTTGGGTCGTCATCGCAGCAGCTCTGATTAGCTGGGTCAGACCTGATCCTAGCTCGCCAGTCGTGCAGCTACTTTATAGGCTAACTGAGCCGGTTTATAGCTTTATTAGGCGCTATATAAAAACAAATTTTAGTGGTATCGACTTTACTCCGCTTATTGTGCTTTTAGCACTTCAATTTTTAGATCAATTTTTAATAAGGCTTTTATTTGGTTTTGCTGCGTCACTTTAG
- a CDS encoding ferrochelatase produces the protein MTIENLTRLINAEALNAPTITSVSEFVFELKHVRRGFAYICLNANDSDIETAIKQGAYAIISEDNVPIIDKEIAFLKVSSLQTAMIKLMRFEATHKDLKFCAVNPFINDFLEKSKLGSNAHVMSKNITELFNQIFHAKVFDIFFGDDTRTLQRISPLFETIYTDTTMHEINPSSIFFTNTVFKQTYYQNLNIPRVFAGMFYGLLKFLDSNKISFKPYEGRIHGHFDPIFIDKNFIPTSFGNSFRAIITESDEDLFISQSIFLNKKFSPDEIKICLPEGSLLKVQNAIYFKNLSEIKKLKNFIYILILCQKEELLEELHKISEENLLF, from the coding sequence ATGACAATAGAAAATTTAACTCGTCTAATAAATGCCGAGGCTCTAAATGCACCGACGATAACTAGCGTAAGCGAGTTTGTTTTCGAGCTAAAGCATGTAAGACGTGGCTTTGCGTATATTTGCTTAAACGCAAACGATAGCGACATAGAAACAGCGATTAAACAAGGCGCATACGCCATAATTAGCGAAGATAATGTGCCAATTATCGACAAAGAGATCGCCTTTTTAAAAGTTAGTAGCTTACAGACCGCCATGATAAAACTCATGAGATTTGAGGCTACTCACAAAGATCTAAAATTTTGCGCCGTAAATCCTTTTATAAATGACTTTTTAGAAAAATCAAAGCTTGGCTCTAACGCACACGTCATGTCAAAAAATATTACTGAGCTTTTTAATCAAATTTTTCACGCAAAAGTCTTTGATATCTTTTTTGGCGATGATACAAGAACACTTCAGCGAATATCGCCTCTTTTTGAGACCATTTACACAGATACAACTATGCACGAGATAAATCCAAGCTCGATCTTTTTTACAAACACAGTCTTTAAACAAACATACTATCAAAACTTAAACATACCACGAGTTTTTGCTGGGATGTTTTATGGGCTTTTAAAATTTCTTGATAGTAATAAAATTTCATTTAAGCCTTACGAAGGTAGGATTCACGGGCATTTTGACCCTATTTTTATAGATAAAAATTTTATTCCTACTAGTTTTGGAAATAGCTTTAGAGCCATAATTACTGAAAGCGATGAAGATTTATTCATAAGTCAAAGTATATTTTTAAATAAAAAATTTAGCCCTGATGAGATAAAAATTTGCTTGCCAGAAGGCTCGTTATTAAAAGTACAAAATGCAATCTACTTTAAAAATTTAAGCGAGATAAAAAAGCTTAAAAATTTTATCTATATATTGATTTTATGCCAAAAAGAGGAGCTTTTAGAAGAGCTTCACAAAATATCTGAAGAAAATCTACTCTTTTAA
- the metG gene encoding methionine--tRNA ligase, whose protein sequence is MKEKAYITTPIYYVNDVPHIGHAYTTIIADTLARFNRLQGKETYFMTGTDEHGQKIEQAARARGKTPKEYADEISAKFRSLWDEFEISYDHFIRTTDEEHKQTVQNVFEKMQANGDIYKGEYEGFYCVSCETFFNQRDLLEDNHCPDCGRVTSLVKEESYFFKLSKYEDALLKWYENDELCVIPKGKKNEVVSFVKGGLKDLSVTRTSFDWGIKLPKSANDDKHVMYVWLDALINYLTTLGYSRDNARMDFWPNTTHIVGKDILRFHAVYWPAFLMSLGLPLPKHVAAHGWWTIDGEKMSKSKGNVINPREVANAYGLENFRYFLLREVPFGQDGDYSQKALIERINSELGNGLGNLLSRIVGMSAKYSDYKIDSKDVIKFHKAELDEAKGYLDEAIKNLENLATNRYLEDLWKVVTLANAAVAKYEPWSLVKAGKSDEANALVALCANLLAKVAILLSPAMPKTCAKIADTLGFSIDTASYETLVLKNEISNFVAKATEPLFPRIEKELMGEARDLKEGPKVEAKAEPKDEKKEEGIISIDDFAKVVIKVGEVLECERVEGSEKLLKFKIDLGEEQPRQILSGIAKYYEPSSLVGKQVCVLANLKERTMMKKYVSQGMILSASDGSLTLLGTQGKVKNGAIVG, encoded by the coding sequence ATGAAAGAAAAAGCTTATATAACGACCCCAATATACTATGTAAACGACGTGCCACACATTGGCCACGCATATACGACCATCATCGCCGATACACTTGCTAGATTTAACCGCTTGCAAGGCAAAGAGACCTACTTTATGACGGGCACAGACGAGCATGGACAAAAGATCGAGCAGGCAGCTCGTGCTAGAGGCAAGACTCCAAAAGAGTACGCCGACGAGATTAGCGCTAAATTTAGGTCACTTTGGGATGAGTTTGAGATAAGCTACGATCATTTTATAAGAACGACCGACGAAGAGCACAAGCAAACCGTACAAAATGTCTTTGAAAAGATGCAAGCAAATGGCGACATTTACAAAGGCGAATATGAGGGATTTTACTGCGTTAGCTGCGAGACATTTTTTAATCAAAGAGACCTGCTAGAAGACAATCACTGTCCAGACTGCGGCCGAGTGACGTCTTTAGTCAAAGAAGAGAGCTACTTTTTTAAGCTTTCAAAATACGAAGACGCACTTTTAAAATGGTACGAAAACGACGAACTTTGCGTCATCCCAAAGGGCAAGAAAAACGAGGTCGTAAGCTTTGTAAAAGGCGGACTAAAAGACCTCTCTGTGACAAGAACGAGCTTTGACTGGGGCATAAAGCTACCAAAGAGCGCAAACGACGACAAGCACGTTATGTATGTCTGGCTTGATGCACTCATAAACTACTTAACAACACTAGGATACTCAAGAGATAACGCTAGAATGGACTTTTGGCCAAACACAACACACATTGTTGGCAAGGATATTTTACGTTTTCACGCAGTTTATTGGCCGGCATTTTTGATGAGCCTTGGCTTGCCACTGCCAAAACACGTCGCAGCGCACGGCTGGTGGACGATAGACGGCGAAAAGATGAGCAAAAGCAAGGGCAACGTCATAAACCCAAGAGAGGTCGCAAACGCTTATGGACTTGAAAATTTCAGATACTTTTTGCTTAGAGAAGTGCCGTTTGGACAAGATGGCGACTACAGCCAAAAGGCCTTGATCGAGCGCATAAACTCAGAGCTTGGCAACGGACTTGGCAACTTGCTAAGCCGAATTGTAGGCATGAGCGCAAAGTATAGCGACTACAAGATCGACTCAAAAGATGTGATCAAATTTCATAAAGCCGAGCTTGATGAGGCGAAGGGCTATCTTGATGAGGCTATTAAAAATTTAGAAAATTTAGCGACAAACCGCTATTTAGAGGATCTTTGGAAGGTCGTAACTCTAGCAAACGCTGCCGTTGCGAAGTATGAGCCATGGTCGCTTGTAAAAGCTGGCAAAAGTGACGAGGCAAACGCACTTGTGGCGCTTTGTGCAAATTTACTTGCAAAAGTGGCGATACTACTTAGCCCAGCTATGCCAAAAACTTGCGCTAAGATAGCTGATACGCTTGGCTTTAGCATAGATACGGCCTCTTATGAAACTCTTGTATTAAAAAATGAAATTTCAAATTTTGTGGCAAAAGCTACTGAGCCACTCTTCCCAAGGATAGAAAAAGAGCTAATGGGCGAGGCAAGAGACCTAAAAGAAGGGCCAAAAGTAGAGGCAAAAGCTGAGCCAAAAGATGAGAAAAAAGAAGAAGGTATCATTAGCATCGATGACTTTGCGAAGGTGGTGATAAAAGTAGGTGAAGTGCTCGAGTGCGAGAGAGTTGAGGGCAGTGAAAAGCTGCTTAAATTTAAGATAGATCTTGGCGAGGAGCAGCCGCGTCAAATTTTATCTGGCATTGCAAAATACTATGAGCCTAGCTCGCTTGTGGGCAAACAAGTTTGCGTTTTAGCAAATTTAAAAGAGCGAACGATGATGAAAAAATATGTCTCTCAAGGCATGATCCTAAGCGCATCTGATGGCTCGCTAACGCTTCTTGGTACGCAAGGTAAAGTTAAAAATGGCGCGATCGTTGGCTAA
- the queC gene encoding 7-cyano-7-deazaguanine synthase QueC, with protein sequence MYNSSKNKRQNMKKAVCIMSGGMDSTLCAVMAKKAGYDIVALHFDYGQRTMKREKRAFNEICERLGITKKMSLDVSFIAQIGGNSLTDESLQIRKDGVEKDVPNTYVPFRNGIFISVAAALAEKENAQAIYIGVVEEDSSGYPDCKESFIKSINEAINLGTSPSFSCEIITPLVNLSKADIVAKSLELGSPLELTWSCYDSEDEACGLCDSCRLRLNGFKKANATDKISYKNQNFPYELL encoded by the coding sequence TTGTATAATTCTAGCAAAAATAAAAGGCAAAATATGAAAAAAGCGGTTTGTATAATGAGCGGCGGTATGGATAGCACGCTTTGTGCTGTAATGGCAAAAAAGGCTGGATATGATATCGTAGCGCTTCATTTTGACTATGGCCAAAGGACGATGAAGCGTGAAAAACGTGCATTTAACGAAATTTGCGAAAGATTAGGTATTACAAAAAAGATGAGTTTAGATGTTAGTTTTATTGCCCAAATAGGCGGAAATTCTTTAACCGATGAAAGCTTGCAAATAAGAAAAGATGGAGTAGAAAAAGATGTACCAAATACTTACGTGCCTTTTCGAAATGGTATTTTTATCTCGGTCGCTGCCGCACTTGCTGAAAAAGAAAATGCACAAGCTATCTATATCGGTGTCGTAGAAGAAGATAGTTCAGGCTATCCTGACTGCAAAGAAAGCTTCATAAAAAGCATAAACGAGGCTATAAATTTAGGCACATCGCCTAGTTTTTCGTGCGAGATAATTACTCCACTTGTAAATTTAAGCAAGGCTGACATCGTAGCAAAATCTCTTGAGCTTGGCTCGCCGCTAGAGCTTACTTGGAGCTGCTACGATAGTGAGGACGAGGCATGCGGACTTTGCGATAGCTGCAGGCTAAGGCTAAATGGCTTTAAAAAGGCAAATGCCACTGATAAAATCTCATATAAAAATCAAAATTTTCCTTATGAGCTTCTATAA
- a CDS encoding class 1 fructose-bisphosphatase encodes MQELNQIFNTIKEIAKEISEVIKYADLGYTTHENATGDTQLKLDVKSDEIITAKFKQLSCVKALISEEKEDELEINKNAKFIIAYDPLDGSSLVDVNFAVGSIFGIYENEVKPENLVAAAYSIYGPRLELVIAEKKGALPKFYRLGKDGEFKFVKELELKEKGKLNATGATQKGWSQTHRNFINELFNEGYRLRYSGAMVSDLHQILLKGGGLFSYPATSDHPNGKLRVVFEVLPFAFIYENAKGATTNGKNQTLFYIKIEKIHQTTPCFFGSRDEISLLHKFYEQK; translated from the coding sequence ATGCAAGAATTAAATCAAATTTTTAACACCATAAAAGAGATCGCAAAAGAGATAAGCGAAGTGATAAAATACGCCGATCTTGGCTACACAACTCACGAAAACGCAACCGGCGACACACAGCTAAAGCTTGATGTCAAAAGCGACGAGATCATCACGGCTAAATTTAAGCAGCTTTCATGCGTAAAAGCGCTAATTAGCGAAGAAAAAGAGGACGAACTTGAGATAAACAAAAATGCTAAATTTATCATCGCTTACGATCCACTTGATGGCTCAAGCCTAGTTGATGTAAATTTCGCCGTTGGCTCGATCTTTGGTATCTATGAAAACGAAGTAAAACCAGAAAATTTAGTAGCCGCAGCTTACAGTATCTATGGTCCAAGACTTGAGCTGGTAATTGCTGAGAAAAAGGGCGCTTTGCCTAAATTTTATAGACTTGGCAAAGATGGCGAGTTTAAATTTGTAAAAGAGCTTGAGCTAAAAGAAAAAGGCAAGCTAAATGCCACGGGAGCCACGCAAAAGGGCTGGAGCCAAACGCATAGAAATTTTATAAACGAGCTATTTAACGAGGGCTACAGACTAAGATACTCAGGTGCAATGGTGAGCGATTTGCATCAAATTTTACTAAAAGGTGGCGGTCTTTTTAGCTACCCAGCAACGAGCGATCATCCAAATGGCAAGCTAAGAGTAGTCTTTGAAGTGTTGCCATTTGCCTTCATATATGAAAACGCAAAGGGCGCAACGACAAACGGCAAAAATCAAACACTTTTTTATATAAAAATAGAAAAAATTCACCAAACAACGCCATGCTTCTTTGGCTCACGTGATGAAATTTCTCTTTTGCATAAATTTTACGAGCAAAAATAA